Part of the Methanobacterium bryantii genome, GGCCGAGTGTGATTCCTGCGATGAGTAAGTTGAACATTTTTTTAGTGTCTCCTAAAATTTAAGTAATGTATTTGTTTTTAATTTATTTTAAATAAACTTTATAACAAAATTTAATAGTATAACAGCAGCCAGAACCTAGATCAACACAATAAAGCTACAAATCTACTTTTGGGTATTCCCTCACTAAACTTTGTTTTTGCACTTTCTCTATGCTCATCCATTATCTCTTTAGGAACCATTTTAAGTAAAATATGAATCACT contains:
- a CDS encoding DUF1232 domain-containing protein; translation: MPILSPSDLIPDFIPVLGYLDDFLLITVVIHILLKMVPKEIMDEHRESAKTKFSEGIPKSRFVALLC